From the genome of Vitis riparia cultivar Riparia Gloire de Montpellier isolate 1030 chromosome 2, EGFV_Vit.rip_1.0, whole genome shotgun sequence:
CACCCTGCAGCAGAACAAGAAAAAGACATCAATAATAAACAACTAATAGTTCAAATCAAAATCCTTTTCTCAACAATAAGTAAAATTCACCTCAAGGTCTCCATGCTCTATGAGATTTCCATTAGACAACAATACTGGGTATAATGACTTATTGCCTTCAATGCGGCATGTGTATTTTGCCATAATATCAGGGCGATCCTAATAGTACAAATCAAATGCATCAATTAAGAGTAACACATATTAAAAGGTCAAGAAACAAGACACTATGATCAATAAATCCTCCAAAAATATCAACCTGGTAGAATGTAATTTTTCGGAAACCCTCTGCTTCACATTGTGTACAGAAATTCCCGGATGACTTGTAAAGGCCCTGCAATGAGAAATATTGACAATGTGAAGATGGAGACAAACCAGATGTAGTACAAGAAGAACATCATGATGCATAGAAAACATGTTTCACCTCTAATGATGTGTTCTTTTGTGGACATATCTCAGTAACAATTTCCAGAGTAAATTCACCACTTGGAAGTGATGGGAGTGTCAGATGGCGGGGGCTCAGGACATAATCTTCTTCCTGAAACACATTAACAACCAAGTTGCAAGCAGGAAGTGCTAACTCATACAAATAACATTGAGAAATGGAAATTCAGAAATTACACACATCTAAGAATGTTTCAACAATGCATTAAATAGTTATATAGAAGTGCCtagaatttttaggaaaatatcaaaaatgggaaaattgaatatttcacatggtatttttatttttaatccaattCATTTCATACCTTTtattccatgaaaaaaatgaacataaatttataaggtcacaagaaaaaaaaaggtaaaattaatatttctacATATAAAAAAGCTCTGTGGTAAGAAGTGAGGAAAACCCATTTACAAGCATTGTGCTATAATCTGGAGGAACTTTGATAAACAAATGCATTGTGTTGCGCAATAGAGGCACTAAGACAAAAAGCATAGAAAGGCCACCTAAAAATTACATACCTTAAGTTCCTTGCTGTTGACCTTTACTGAAACAAGCTTCAGATCTACCCCATCCAATACCAGTGGGAAAGGAGAACCTGCACCACGAGATAAAGTCATTATtatttcaatctaaaaaaatgaGATTCAAAGCCAAGCAAGAAACTtagagaaaacataaaaagagtAGAGGTTGGATCTTGGCTGTTAAATTACTACCTTCAACTCTGGGTAAGACAGTTATTTTTGAATAGACAGTTGTTTTCTCCTCAcccaacaaaaaattcaaatccatCTGAAGTGGCAGTTCAAGAAGTGCATAAGAACACAAGCCAATTCAAAGACCTAACAAATATATGTGTTCTatttttccaatcaaaaaaaatatgtgttctattttaaacaattttatacCGTATCAAAGTAGTAATCAGGAAGCTTGTAATCCTTCAGCAAGATTTCTTTTGGCATATCCATTTTGGATTCTTCAACTTGCTTTGGTAAGCTTTCTGTTGCAACTGAGCAGACAAACCTCCTGCTGATTTGCTTAGCCCTCTGAAACAAGGCGAAGGAATCATAAACACAAGAAGCAAAATACTACATGAATCCATGCAGGCAAAAAAAGTCTGATGATACTCAATACAATACTGAGGCACAATGATTTAAGGAAAACCCAAGTTAGAGAACAGGGAGAGGCTTAATGCAACACATCAACTTACATATAATGATGGATGAGGAAACCGGTAATTTCTCCGATGTGAAACCTAGAAAAAATTGATGGATGATCAGAATTCAGCCATCTTCCTCACCAATTCAAAGGTATTAAATGCAGAAAAGCAACACATGGCAAAAATTCAAACTTCcctataccaaaaaaaaaaaaaaacaaacctctAAGTTAAGAGATTGCCTATATCTAGAGATATTCTTTGCTGAATGTTTAAGGGAACTAACAACACAGGGCTTGGAGCTGCAAAAAGACAAGTGGAAAGAGTCAAGATACTTATAAGGAAAAAGCTCGATGCATTTTGTAAGGCCACGAGGATTCAGTTACAGAGCAAACATAAGATAAACAAATGAGAAGCAtgccaaatttaaaaaattttaaaccaatatACCAATATGCTATTCTCTaagaaacaaataagaaaaaagaaacagcTTTAACAAGAAAACTAAATATCACCACCACAGAGGGCAAAAGATATTACTATTGCCACAACAGAGACGGAAAAAAGAAACAGCTTTAACAAGAAAACTAAACACCATTACTAGCACTTTAAACCCGGTTCAAAATAACCAGGCAAAAGATATTACTATTGCCACAACAAAGATGGCAACCTCAATGAACCCTCGTGCTCCTCTTGGAATATTGCAACAGACACTTCAACCCAATCAGTTACTAACCCCAGGATTTTCGTTTCtacatttttctttgcaatcaaaccAACAGTATACtagattaataaaaaatgataaaaatggaaatgagattGAGGAATCACAGGCGCAGAGGAGATCAAACCCAAAAGACCCGTCCTTGCCAAACCTGAACCTTTACACGGAAGAATCAACCGAGCCATTCAGTTCAAAATCCCCACACAATACTACTGTCAAAAACCGAACTATTACaaacccataaaaataaaagtagagtAGACCCAGATGATTAAAGCCCACAGGCAACCGCAAAACCCCACAAGAGGGACCCAAAAACCCAGATCAGAAAGACCCACAGGAAAACACAGAGGAAATAGAGTAGAAACAGTCTCACTCTGTTTTTATAAGGATATGGATAATTCAAAGTATGGACacgaaaattcaaaaaaaaaaaagaggaaatgaaaaaacactGACTTCAGTGGAAgattcaaacaaataaaaataaatatgaaaaaataaagaccTTCTGAGAAAAATGGATTGCCGAGATCACCCCGATCagatgaagaagaaagagaaacacGGGATTTCGCGAAAACCTAAGATGATGAAATGATATGCgaccccccaaaaacgaaagaTACTTctatattttatctatttaaagaaaaattataatcaaaatcTTCGTATGTGCCAATCATGGGCCAGATCATTTTGGGTTGGGCCAAGCTAGGGCTAAATTCAGGTTTAATATTGGGCAGGTCTAAGCAAGTAATAGGCCTGTTTGTCTAACCCTTTGCCGAGTCCATTTTTGTTCATCCTTAACCCAGCCCATTTTTTGTGGGACATGGATGGGTTTGAATATACAGCCCATTTAGAACCGGGTTGGGTTTTGGTTGAAGAGAGCTGAGggcttattaataaaaaaatcttgatagaaaaacattttattattgCCTTTTACTACTTACTAGAAGTTAAAGTGTAGTCcaattctaatttaaaatatatatatattagtattaaaaatgttttgttaAATGGTTATTTTATGTATCAAAACTGTGCTAATGAATTtttgtgaaagaaaaatttaaggtGAAACGGTAATTTTACTGATTAAAAGAATGATGTGAGTGTAATTCCTGTTATGTCCTCTAATTCTTCCTTTCAATCATTGGTAGAGGACTCGAAGAAATTTGATCTTCAATGAAAAGTTTGTTAAATTTTGATGTTATAGAACTTCAACTTGGACCTTAACTTGATGTGATTTGAGTTTTGAGTTGACTTGAGTTTTTACTTGAGTAGTGTTGACAAAGGGTTTGGCAATTCAAATGGAAGACGtttctttttagatttgaatcttgaaatttgaaacttataagtttgaaaattgtgACAATTTAAAGATTTTCGAAGAAATTGAAGATTCTTTGATGATTGGGAAAAGATTTGAGGATGCTTTGAATTTCTcttaaaggaattttttttttttttttttttttgaactatCTTGTTATTGCAtactaatttatcttttaaattatgTCTTAAGATCATATTTGGCACACGAGAATgaggaatgaaaatgaatattttatttttatgtttatttgacTTGTCTTAAAcctttgaaatattatttttttaaataccatttaaaaaaaattgaaatgttacATTTGatagttttcaatttatttcttaaggAGTGATAATTACTTTTGCAATTAATCTAATTTAAGTACATAGTAAATTGTAAAAGGTTAAATTTTGCCATTTTACAAATGCTACCTCAAAAGGTTTTTTATGGATACAAGTTGAATGTaaagagaacaattttttgaacttaaaatagtattaatattCTATTTTGTTTGAAACATTGAGtggattaaaataattttctaagttTCCAAATGTACCTAAAAATGATTGAGTCATAAGACTTATAACTTagttcaaagtttttttttttttttggctttaacTTTTGTCAAATCTATAAAGGCAAAGCCAATGTAATCTCTTCCACTAGCCTTTCCCTACATAATTTTGGCAATGGTAAAATGTTGTGAGTGAAAATAAGGCATGACAAACCAATTAAGTTATTTGCATTAGCCATTCATAAGTTGATTGCATTGCTAAGGGAGGATAGAACAATAAGGTTGGTGTAGTAGAGTGCATTGGCTAATCTCCTTATACCAACACACTTCACTATGCATGCTAATGATACAACAAATTAGTAAAGTTGTCATTTCCAATACATCCCTTTTAGAAAATCTCTTAATGAAGTTGCACAACTCTACAAGTccaattgatatgaaaaatgaCAAGAGGTGACACCTGGCTTGGGACAACTATTATAAGTCCATTGACCACCTCATATTGACTATCTCATTTTCTAAGGTCATATAATATCATACCATTGACATTAATCACCTTACTAGGAATGGCAATGGGGTGCAGCTCGAAATGAGTTACCCTTCATCCCAACTTCATCCCGTTCATTTAAAATAGTTCGGGACTTCTATAACATTATACAATTAGGGGGAAAAAAAGACAGAGATTTCAaatttgggggggggggggacacAAGTATAACGCTCATCCTAAAAAATGATGGAGAAATATAACAATCCAAGTCATCTACACATGATGCAGCTTTTATGAAAGAACCATCGTTACACGTATGCAACCCTTTTCTCCCAAATTTCTTCTCAGCCCCCTTCCTTTCAAAACAGAAATAAAAGACCCTTTTCAATGGACCCCAAGGCCTTAGCAGGAGCTGCCCATCTTTGGCCCACCAGTTGACAACAAAACCAGCCAAAGCATCTTCAGCCCCACGGGCGGGATTGAGACACATGAGCCTCAACAAAAAGCATAAAAGGGTGGAAAGGTCAAGAATTTGGTCTATTTTTTCGAGCCATGCCCATGGTTAGGGCAAAACTATATGGCCTCGCTTTTTGGTCTATAtattatacaaataatttttctaaaagtttaaatCGGTAAGATTTGAATCCACAGATTCCAATTTTGAACCCTACACAATGACAATGGTACATCTACTTTGAATTGAGCAAATGAGGAGGAAGAAGCCAAGGgttattaataatatatctaAAAAGGAATGAAGTCGGTAATAAGggccaaaataaaaaataaaaatgagacatAATAGTACCAAAACACAATCAGTACTTTATTAACATTATCATAACGAGAATCACACACAGAAACACACGTTGTCTTTTTCCCAGGGGGGTTGAACTATAGAGATTAGAGAGAAGCACCGTCCCGGCGTCCGCCATCACAATGATGTGGCCGCTAAGACAATAAGACAAGCAACATTATTTGACAAGCCAAGCTAAACTGATGGGGCGTGGACTTTGCGTCACTTCCACTTTTATTGTTAAGCTTTTATAGGAAAGCTATCGTCTACTATAACACACTCACCACCAATAATTGATACAATACGTAGGTAGTAGTAGGAGGACGAGGGGCCTAGCCCTAGCGACGGAAGCTCCTGACCTGGCGAGGTTGCTCACCCTCATCCGCTCGGAGTTTGACAGCTGTGTAGATAGCTGCCCCCGCCACAGCCCCTAGCGTTGGAGCCACCAGATATATCCATATCGCCCTGTAATTCCCTGCTGCCACGGCCGGCCCCAGAGTCCTCACTGGATTCATCGAACCACCACTCGACGGCCTGCCACATCAAATTCAGTTccctactattattattattattattttacaccTCCTTAACTATACTATGCATTTAGAAAGAGAATTTctctatcatatttttatacggaataaaccataaaatttatttttttatatttaagtttttaaatattttaacttttattcatatttcccttaaaaaaaaataaataagaaaatttaatatgatcagtgaatcaatttaataatttaataattgaatTCAAGCCATTAAATAagatatgtttgataaaatgatttaaaataaaaaaatttaaataacaaataaaaataattaatttacttttaattttatatttttatcccaatttgtcataattatttttatcatatcttTTACTATTTCATTATCTATTACTcgatcttttttattttagttataatttataataataaatatgttaatttgatgatttaaaataaattttattaaacaattttaatacttaaagtaaataataagtttgaaacaaataatttaagtataatttaacttaaaattaacttaaacaTACATTAGTTTTCTCAATTAAAAAGAAGCTAAAAATGgcaagagaaaaagtaaaacaatACTGACCCTGCCACAAGAATGTTCAGCATAACAGTGGCTCCAACCGCTATACCAGCCAACTCCCCCACCTGTTACGTTATCAATTAATTTAAGACCTTGGGTTTGTTAACTTGCTAGGTATTAAAAACAATACTATATATTAAGTCAACTTGaacttaaaaactaaaagaatTAAGACGGTGGAGAAGCAATTCGGAAAACCTTAAATCAGGATTATATATACTTACAGCTCGAGTATCCGTGGCGACGGCGGTGACAACGAACAAGAGATTGAAAGTGATAAGGAACTCAAGGGCGAAGGCCTGCCCAATGCTGACCGAAGGGACGGTGACACCACCGGACATGAAAGGGTGGAAAACAGCCTTGAGAGCGAAGGAAGCGCAGATGGATGCTGAAACTTGTGCTGCGATATAGGCCGGAACTTGCACCCACGGGAAGTGACGAAGCGCGGCGAAGGCAATCGTGAGGGAGGGGTTGAGGTGAGCTCCTGAGATATGGCCTGTGGAAAGAATCACTATCATCACCGCAAGCCCGGCGCATGCCGCATTCCCTATCAGAGTCTCCGCCCCACTGTACTTCTGGTTCACGATGGGTCCCGCCGTCGCTGCAAATATCAAGATGAAGGTTCCCACAAACTCTGCTCCAAGCTGCCCAATTAATTAACCCCACAACACACATATTGTGTATTATTTAGGACCCACCACCATATAGAATGAAAAGGAGTATGGGTAACTAAAACTTTATCCAAAAAAATGAGACACGTCAAAAGAAATATGAACCGATACCTAGTTAAATTAATATTCCTGGGAAAAATATGGGTTCGGTAGGAACTAGGAATAAGTCAAAACCTCCCTTAGAtcatgatatgatattttagtaCATTAGGTGATGCATGCACCGATAATTTTGCATATAAAATATGAGGAGAGAACGATTATGAGGAGCAATCATGGTTTGGATGGAGGAAacatccaaaatttttgtagaCGCTTCCTTCTCCAAGAGGTTTTAGTCTTTTGTTTAACTAATCCCTAGAGAATAATTGAAAAGAGCAAATTATTTCTAACCATTCGTTGTTATGCCATTGACAGTGAAGTTCAATTTTAAACCAGTTCATGGATATTGTTAAAAAATGCGAGACTTAATATAATGCTAAAATATTTGGAATCGCTCGTGGCATCATGCACAGTAGTCATGGAATAAATTCTTAAAGCCTATCTCTTCGACTGTGCATGTACACGtctatgtatataaaaaaatgtaactttttttctttttctttttctttttcctttttagatataagaaataataatatcaacGGCCATAAATAATTGGCATTTTTCCTTTCTGATTCCGTTTAATTTTACTTGTATcagagaaaatgaaatgaatacCAAACCACGTACCTTCCGGGTGAGAGAGACGTCGGGCGTAGGAAAATCTGTGAAACAGGTAGGAGATGGAGCCCACGAGGCGGCCCCAACCGGCAGGCACTTGCATCGCGGCATTGACTTACGATCGTAGGACAGCGAGTCGACTCGGAGCGACGAAAACAATGGGCCCCCGGGTGTTCCAGGCGTCGCCGGCGCCGACGCTGTCGGCGTACCAGTTTCTGCTTCCGCCATTGAGAAGCAaaagtgataattttttttttttttttttttttttttttttttggtttttcttgggTAGGGGTGGGGGAGGGGGGGTGAGGGGAGAGATTGAGTGATGGGATTTGAAGGGAAGTTACATGATTTGACGGTCTTTATAAAGGTGTCGCTACACAATCGTCCTAATCTTGGCCAGAGTGAGTGACACTAACCCAGATAAGAAACCCTCAGAAAAACATATGGGTAGATAAAactacgttttttttttttttttttcaaattttgatttctggGAAGAAAACTTGGGAGAAAGTTACATGCTGTGCAGGATTTTATGAATGTGTTGCTAAGGAAGAAGAGAACTGAAACGAGCCAGCTTATATAAAAGAAGTGCTTACACTCAAATGAAAAGCACCTTCATCAGAATTGAGAAAACTTGAAAAGGAGATAAAATGGAgcagagaaaagaaagaacctGGAGATtgaaaacagagagagagagagagaggacgAGAGGTTGAAGAAGGGTCTGTTTGGTGCATTGAGTGCTTGCATAAATGCATTCTTATATACACACAAAAAGAGGGAGGAGCAAAGTCAATGCTCGTTCCCATCACCTTCACAGCTATTCACTCAAAAGGTGGTGCTAGAGTCACAGCCTTGAG
Proteins encoded in this window:
- the LOC117933226 gene encoding probable aquaporin NIP5-1, which translates into the protein MAEAETGTPTASAPATPGTPGGPLFSSLRVDSLSYDRKSMPRCKCLPVGAASWAPSPTCFTDFPTPDVSLTRKLGAEFVGTFILIFAATAGPIVNQKYSGAETLIGNAACAGLAVMIVILSTGHISGAHLNPSLTIAFAALRHFPWVQVPAYIAAQVSASICASFALKAVFHPFMSGGVTVPSVSIGQAFALEFLITFNLLFVVTAVATDTRAVGELAGIAVGATVMLNILVAGPSSGGSMNPVRTLGPAVAAGNYRAIWIYLVAPTLGAVAGAAIYTAVKLRADEGEQPRQVRSFRR